A window of the Brassica napus cultivar Da-Ae chromosome C5, Da-Ae, whole genome shotgun sequence genome harbors these coding sequences:
- the LOC106400299 gene encoding cyclin-SDS-like isoform X2, whose product MKVIASRNSKRKSEASPFAGKKLRSTTRSLQKRAQISPSPLHHKETVAPAASVDSCSNLFSTVDDTVSCGSSVIEKKSSTLKKTRIEEVEVSDRVIDDPKFRRITRSYSKLNREKDAEEIEVSESSFTRSDVTFAEHVSDSRSLNIVSENKESDVVSFISGVDSCSKFGSVTGGGADNNEETEISKPSGSAELKPELETVGCVSDLACTETFSGEDVSEYDEDESSEARSETLSQYSSDFGFSDYTPSMFFDSGSEFSEKSNSYSPVSHTRSLYLQLMAQFCRSTVPNDLESSRQEQHRGIQSELLRFEDEEVEESYQRLRERERSHAYLRDCAKAYRSAMDHTDLIPRLRLIMVQWIVQQCSEMGLQPETLFLGVSLLDRFLSKGSFNNERTLVLVGIASLTLATRIEENQPYNSIRKRNFYIQNLKYSRHEVVAMEWLVQEVLNFKCFSPTIFNFLWFYLKAARANPEVERKAKSLAVTSLSDHTQLCFWPSTVAAGLVVLACIEHNKISAYQRVIKVHVRTEDNELPECVKSLEWLLEH is encoded by the exons ATGAAGGTGATCGCGTCGAGGAATTCAAAGCGTAAGTCTGAGGCGTCGCCGTTCGCCGGGAAGAAGCTTCGCTCGACGACGCGTTCACTCCAGAAGAGAGCTCAGATCTCTCCGTCACCTCTCCACCACAAGGAAACAGTAGCACCCGCTGCCTCTGTAGATTCCTGCTCCAATTTGTTTTCTACAGTCGACGACACTGTTTCATGCGGTTCTAGCGTAATCGAGAAGAAGAGCTCGACGCTGAAGAAGACTCGAATCGAAGAGGTAGAAGTTTCTGATCGTGTGATTGATGATCCCAAGTTTCGGAGGATCACTAGATCGTACTCTAAGCTAAACAGGGAGAAGGACGCAGAGGAGATCGAAGTAAGCGAATCGTCCTTCACGCGATCCGATGTGACGTTCGCCGAGCACGTCTCCGATAGCCGGAGTTTGAATATCGTTTCGGAGAACAAGGAGAGCGACGTCGTTTCGTTCATATCGGGTGTGGACTCTTGCTCCAAGTTCGGGAGCGTAACTGGAGGAGGAGCCGATAACAACGAAGAAACTGAAATCTCCAAACCGAGCGGATCCGCGGAACTGAAGCCGGAGCTCGAGACAGTCGGATGCGTCTCCGATCTCGCTTGCACGGAGACGTTCTCCGGCGAAGACGTTTCGGAGTACGACGAGGATGAATCGTCGGAGGCACGTTCCGAGACGCTTTCGCAGTACTCCTCCGACTTCGGTTTCTCGGATTACACTCCGTCAATGTTTTTCGATTCCGGCAGCGAATTCTCTGAGAAATCGAACTCCTACTCTCCCGTTTCGCATACTCGCTCTCTGTACCTCCAGCTCATGGCGCAGTTCTGTAGATCCACCGTTCCGAACGATCTCGAATCTTCTCGTCAGGAACAACACCGTGGTATCCAGTCTGAA CTGCTAAGGTTTGAAGATGAAGAGGTTGAAGAGAGCTATCAAAGGCTGAGGGAAAGGGAGAGAAGTCATGCATATTTGCGTGACTGTGCTAAGGCTTACCGCTCCGCCATGGACCATACTGATCTCATCCCTCGTCTACGCTTGATCATGGTTCAATGGATTGTGCAG CAATGTTCTGAGATGGGGCTTCAGCCAGAGACATTGTTTCTAGGAGTTAGTCTGCTGGATCGATTCCTGAGCAAGGGATCCTTCAACAACGAGAGGACTCTTGTACTGGTGGGGATCGCGAGTCTTACTCTGGCCACCAGAATTGAAGAAAATCAGCCTTACAATAG CATCCGGAAAAGGAACTTCTACATCCAGAACCTAAAGTATAGCCGGCATGAAGTGGTAGCAATGGAGTGGCTGGTTCAAGAAGTCCTCAACTTCAAATGCTTCTCACCCACAATCTTTAACTTCTTATG GTTCTACCTAAAAGCTGCCCGAGCCAACCCAGAAGTTGAAAGGAAAGCCAAATCCTTGGCCGTTACCTCACTATCCGATCACACCCAACTCTGTTTTTGGCCCTCAACTGTAGCAGCCGGACTCGTAGTTCTCGCCTGCATTGAACACAACAAGATCTCAGCCTACCAACGAGTCATAAAG gTTCATGTTAGAACAGAAGATAACGAGCTGCCTGAATGCGTCAAG AGCCTGGAATGGTTGCTTGAGCACTAA
- the LOC106399630 gene encoding probable transmembrane ascorbate ferrireductase 3, which translates to MDHSADRTTFKRHSSLSTLVAHFFGILAVILMLIWLLHYREGIEYGSDNPLKVLNVHPFLMYCGFLFLVGQAMMTYKTAYASHQVQKMVHGGLHLIGLVLGIVGICAAFRFHDKLNLKDMVSLHSWIGLTTFILLGLQWLLGALTFLAPQSSSGTRTRMMPWHVLGGRALLYMGIVAALTGLMQRATMLGQSTNAESRLINFTGLAILLFGVSVDFSVALGRYN; encoded by the exons ATGGACCACTCAGCAGATCGAACAACTTTTAAGCGTCACTCGTCGCTTTCTACACTTGTGGCTCATTTCTTTGGCATCTTAGCCGTTATTCTAATGCTCATATGGCTTCTCCATTACCGTGAAGGTATTGAGTATGGCTCCGACAATCCCCTTAAGGTTTTAAAT GTGCATCCATTTCTCATGTACTGTGGTTTTctcttcctcgtgggccaag CGATGATGACGTACAAAACGGCGTATGCCTCGCACCAAGTACAGAAAATGGTTCACGGTGGACTTCACTTAATAGGATTAGTTCTAGGTATTGTCGGAATCTGCGCCGCCTTTAGATTCCACGATAAATTAAACCTTAAAGACATGGTCTCTCTTCACTCCTGGATCGGTCTCACCACTTTCATCCTCCTCGGCCTCCAG TGGCTGCTCGGGGCGCTCACATTCCTTGCGCCACAATCTTCATCAGGGACGAGAACGAGGATGATGCCGTGGCACGTCTTAGGTGGTCGGGCTCTACTTTATATGGGTATTGTCGCAGCACTTACAGGACTCATGCAGAGAGCTACGATGCTTGGTCAGAGCACGAACGCAGAGTCGCGCCTCATTAACTTCACCGGCTTAGCCATTCTACTCTTTGGCGTTTCCGTCGACTTCTCCGTCGCTCTTGGCCGTTATAATTGA
- the LOC106400299 gene encoding cyclin-SDS-like isoform X1 — translation MKVIASRNSKRKSEASPFAGKKLRSTTRSLQKRAQISPSPLHHKETVAPAASVDSCSNLFSTVDDTVSCGSSVIEKKSSTLKKTRIEEVEVSDRVIDDPKFRRITRSYSKLNREKDAEEIEVSESSFTRSDVTFAEHVSDSRSLNIVSENKESDVVSFISGVDSCSKFGSVTGGGADNNEETEISKPSGSAELKPELETVGCVSDLACTETFSGEDVSEYDEDESSEARSETLSQYSSDFGFSDYTPSMFFDSGSEFSEKSNSYSPVSHTRSLYLQLMAQFCRSTVPNDLESSRQEQHRGIQSELLRFEDEEVEESYQRLRERERSHAYLRDCAKAYRSAMDHTDLIPRLRLIMVQWIVQQCSEMGLQPETLFLGVSLLDRFLSKGSFNNERTLVLVGIASLTLATRIEENQPYNSIRKRNFYIQNLKYSRHEVVAMEWLVQEVLNFKCFSPTIFNFLWFYLKAARANPEVERKAKSLAVTSLSDHTQLCFWPSTVAAGLVVLACIEHNKISAYQRVIKVPNYSILKRLFFKNIQNIHNPITSLSLCRFMLEQKITSCLNASRAWNGCLSTKQSTTTNTQNQTTQYTQTRSHRLLLQPTKIIYMVYIAMPLQLYILDL, via the exons ATGAAGGTGATCGCGTCGAGGAATTCAAAGCGTAAGTCTGAGGCGTCGCCGTTCGCCGGGAAGAAGCTTCGCTCGACGACGCGTTCACTCCAGAAGAGAGCTCAGATCTCTCCGTCACCTCTCCACCACAAGGAAACAGTAGCACCCGCTGCCTCTGTAGATTCCTGCTCCAATTTGTTTTCTACAGTCGACGACACTGTTTCATGCGGTTCTAGCGTAATCGAGAAGAAGAGCTCGACGCTGAAGAAGACTCGAATCGAAGAGGTAGAAGTTTCTGATCGTGTGATTGATGATCCCAAGTTTCGGAGGATCACTAGATCGTACTCTAAGCTAAACAGGGAGAAGGACGCAGAGGAGATCGAAGTAAGCGAATCGTCCTTCACGCGATCCGATGTGACGTTCGCCGAGCACGTCTCCGATAGCCGGAGTTTGAATATCGTTTCGGAGAACAAGGAGAGCGACGTCGTTTCGTTCATATCGGGTGTGGACTCTTGCTCCAAGTTCGGGAGCGTAACTGGAGGAGGAGCCGATAACAACGAAGAAACTGAAATCTCCAAACCGAGCGGATCCGCGGAACTGAAGCCGGAGCTCGAGACAGTCGGATGCGTCTCCGATCTCGCTTGCACGGAGACGTTCTCCGGCGAAGACGTTTCGGAGTACGACGAGGATGAATCGTCGGAGGCACGTTCCGAGACGCTTTCGCAGTACTCCTCCGACTTCGGTTTCTCGGATTACACTCCGTCAATGTTTTTCGATTCCGGCAGCGAATTCTCTGAGAAATCGAACTCCTACTCTCCCGTTTCGCATACTCGCTCTCTGTACCTCCAGCTCATGGCGCAGTTCTGTAGATCCACCGTTCCGAACGATCTCGAATCTTCTCGTCAGGAACAACACCGTGGTATCCAGTCTGAA CTGCTAAGGTTTGAAGATGAAGAGGTTGAAGAGAGCTATCAAAGGCTGAGGGAAAGGGAGAGAAGTCATGCATATTTGCGTGACTGTGCTAAGGCTTACCGCTCCGCCATGGACCATACTGATCTCATCCCTCGTCTACGCTTGATCATGGTTCAATGGATTGTGCAG CAATGTTCTGAGATGGGGCTTCAGCCAGAGACATTGTTTCTAGGAGTTAGTCTGCTGGATCGATTCCTGAGCAAGGGATCCTTCAACAACGAGAGGACTCTTGTACTGGTGGGGATCGCGAGTCTTACTCTGGCCACCAGAATTGAAGAAAATCAGCCTTACAATAG CATCCGGAAAAGGAACTTCTACATCCAGAACCTAAAGTATAGCCGGCATGAAGTGGTAGCAATGGAGTGGCTGGTTCAAGAAGTCCTCAACTTCAAATGCTTCTCACCCACAATCTTTAACTTCTTATG GTTCTACCTAAAAGCTGCCCGAGCCAACCCAGAAGTTGAAAGGAAAGCCAAATCCTTGGCCGTTACCTCACTATCCGATCACACCCAACTCTGTTTTTGGCCCTCAACTGTAGCAGCCGGACTCGTAGTTCTCGCCTGCATTGAACACAACAAGATCTCAGCCTACCAACGAGTCATAAAGGTACCAAACTATTCAATACTTAAAAGGCTTTTTTTCAAGAACATACAGAATATTCACAATCCCataacctctctctctctctgtaggTTCATGTTAGAACAGAAGATAACGAGCTGCCTGAATGCGTCAAG AGCCTGGAATGGTTGCTTGAGCACTAAGCAATCCACAACAACAAATACTCAAAATCAGACCACACAGTATACTCAAACACGATCTCACAGGTTATTATTACAACCtacaaaaatcatatatatggtatatatagCAATGCCTCTACAGCTTTATATACTTGATCTCTGA
- the LOC106401006 gene encoding protein OBERON 3, with protein sequence MNGEKDLAGDGECSRTKTSKPRFAHLNTDNQDDKTNQFQKGVGFLSARSSNSVDAFSSKSSPRSGNELTLSYLCENRDLSEKIAESQKGKEVVVTFSENPTHHHHEEEEKWIERDFFNLREPNPNPSKRKAHDEVKQEAEEEENKNKIETLNLSLALPDVSLSLTASNAVKRPRVNGERTTTSFSNDFTATAPSMSYSYSHPFSHNLSCSADFDCSVEKDDRIWCAGEGTNGSVHSRFRPIGDGGVALARTPISAAKPSTSSDYSFFPSELPARPGMMEVTVSGDSRKKLEESDDVRSERVLYDIVSKSISSAALIIQGMADETLESAKEYLRNLIDSPENKEKLTSLQSQIDKRSDLCKETLSKCVKDQLDILVAVRTGLKYFLSGKIRIPMNELVEIFMFLRCRNVNCKSLLPVDDCECKICSNNKGFCSSCMCPVCLRFDSASNTCSWVGCDVCSHWCHAACGIQKNLIKPGLSLKSPRGNKTEMLFHCIGCAHKSEMFGFVKDVFVCCAKNWGPETLIKELDCVGKVFRGSDDAKGKTLHLKANEMVKKLESKLISPADASNFIIQFFNYAESVSEFPEPKEQTVVTETSYRKDEASVTPSTSKDQMKKSFALTDAMMNSFDSLESMVRIKEAETRMFQKKADEARIEAESFRRMIEMKTEKMEEEYTEKLARLCLQETEERRRNKLEELKKLENSHCDYRNMKLRMEAEIAGLLKRMESTRQHLV encoded by the exons ATGAACGGAGAGAAAGATCTCGCCGGAGACGGAGAGTGCTCACGAACCAAAACATCAAAGCCCCGATTCGCTCATCTAAACACCGACAACCAAGACGACAAAACCAACCAGTTTCAGAAAGGCGTCGGCTTTCTCAGCGCCCGATCGAGCAACAGCGTCGACGCGTTCTCCTCGAAATCATCGCCAAGATCCGGAAACGAGCTCACTCTCAGCTACCTCTGCGAGAACCGCGACCTCTCCGAGAAAATCGCCGAAAGTCAAAAGGGCAAAGAGGTCGTAGTAACCTTCTCCGAGAATCCGACCCACCACCACCACGAGGAGGAGGAGAAATGGATCGAGAGAGACTTCTTCAACCTCAGAGAACCCAATCCGAATCCTTCGAAGCGGAAGGCTCACGACGAGGTCAAACAAGAagcggaagaagaagagaataaaAACAAGATTGAAACTTTAAACCTCTCTCTAGCTTTACCAGACGTCTCTCTGTCGCTAACGGCGTCAAACGCCGTCAAAAGACCGAGGGTTAACGGCGAAAGAACAACGACGTCGTTTTCGAACGACTTCACGGCGACGGCGCCGTCGATGTCTTACTCCTACTCCCACCCTTTCTCCCACAACCTCAGCTGCTCCGCCGACTTCGACTGCTCCGTCGAGAAAGACGACCGCATCTGGTGCGCCGGCGAAGGAACCAACGGATCTGTCCACAGCCGGTTCAGACCCATCGGCGACGGCGGCGTCGCGCTCGCTAGAACCCCCATCTCCGCCGCGAAGCCGTCGACCTCCTCCGACTACTCCTTCTTCCCTTCCGAGCTACCGGCTCGCCCGGGGATGATGGAAGTGACGGTCTCCGGCGACTCGAGGAAGAAGTTAGAAGAAAGCGATGACGTCAGATCTGAGAGGGTCCTATACGACATCGTTTCGAAGTCTATCTCCTCCGCGGCGTTGATTATTCAAGGGATGGCTGATGAGACCCTCGAGTCAGCTAAAGAGTATTTAAGGAACCTGATCGATTCGCCGGAGAATAAGGAGAAGCTGACGAGTCTTCAGAGCCAGATAGACAAAAGATCCGATCTTTGCAAAGAGACCTTGTCGAAATGCGTCAAGGATCAGCTAGACATCTTGGTCGCCGTGAGAACAGGGCTTAAGTACTTCCTCTCCGGTAAAATCCGTATCCCCATGAACGAGTTGGTGGAGATCTTTATGTTCTTGAGATGTAGGAACGTGAACTGCAAGTCTCTGTTGCCTGTCGACGACTGTGAGTGCAAGATCTGTTCGAACAACAAAGGCTTTTGTAGCTCGTGTATGTGTCCTGTCTGTTTGAGGTTCGATTCGGCTAGCAATACTTGTAGTTGGGTGGGATGTGATGTTTGTTCTCATTGGTGTCACGCTGCGTGTGGGATTCAGAAGAATCTTATCAAACCGGGACTTAGCTTGAAAAGTCCTCGAGGTAATAAGACGGAGATGCTGTTCCATTGCATTGGATGCGCTCACAAGTCGGAGATGTTTGGTTTCGTTAAGGATGTGTTTGTGTGTTGCGCTAAGAATTGGGGACCTGAGACTCTGATCAAGGAGCTTGATTGCGTTGGAAAGGTTTTCAGAGGGAGTGATGATGCTAAAGGCAAAACATTGCATCTCAAAGCTAATGAAATGGTCAAGAAGCTAGAGAGTAAACTGATTTCTCCTGCTGACGCATCTAACTTCATCATTCAGTTTTTCAACT ATGCAGAGTCGGTATCAGAGTTTCCGGAACCAAAAGAGCAAACAGTTGTAACAGAGACAAGCTACAGAAAAGATGAAGCATCTGTGACGCCTTCAACATCCAAGGATCAAATGAAGAAGAGCTTTGCGTTGACCGATGCAATGATGAACAGTTTCGATAGTTTAGAGAGCATGGTGAGAatcaaggaggctgagacaagAATGTTTCAGAAGAAAGCTGACGAGGCGAGAATAGAGGCAGAGAGTTTCAGGAGGATGATAGAAATGAAGACGGAGAAGATGGAGGAGGAGTACACAGAGAAGCTAGCGCGGCTGTGTCTGCAGGAGACGGAGGAGAGGAGGAGGAATAAGCTCGAGGAGTTGAAGAAGCTTGAGAACTCTCACTGTGATTACAGGAACATGAAGCTGAGGATGGAGGCTGAGATTGCAGGGTTGTTGAAGAGAATGGAAAGTACAAGACAACATTTAGTATGA